From a region of the Acomys russatus chromosome 4, mAcoRus1.1, whole genome shotgun sequence genome:
- the Cd44 gene encoding CD44 antigen isoform X1 — translation MDKFWWQAAWGLCLLQLSLAQPQIDLNITCRYAGVYHVEKNGRYSISRTEAADLCKAFNSTLPTMAQMELALNKGFETCRYGFIEGHVVIPRINPNAICAANHTGVYVLTSSNTSRYDTYCFNASAPIGEDCTSVTDIPNSFDGPVTITIVNRDGTRYSKKGVEYRTHQEDIDASNTMDEDVSSGSSSEKSTSDSYILHTYLPTGYPTGDQDDDFFMGSTQPTIASTVHSNSHAATQKQSNWMWFWFGNSQSTTQTQEPTTTATTALMPKRQEAQNWFSWFFQPPESKSHLHTTTKMPGMDSNTNQAGWEPKEENEDETDKYPSFSGSGTDDDEDFISSTIASTSRVSDHTKQNQNWTQWKPIHSNPEVRLQTTTTMTDINRNSTIAHGENWTRDPQPPFNHHEYEDEEESPHATSTTSAHNSHPSQRMTTQSQEDASWTEFSDPISHPMRQGHQTERKDTDFSHSTTLQPTAAPDSHLVEDLNRTGPLSVTTPQSHSQNFSTSNGELEEDKDHPTTPILPSSTRRGGKDGRRGESLPKGATTSLEGYTTHYPDTMENGTLIPMTPTKTGVFGETEVTVAADSDFNADGSLSGNLAICHLVCFSGETIYIFSYCRDYFLSRL, via the exons ATTTGAATATAACCTGCCGCTACGCAGGTGTATATCATGTGGAGAAGAATGGCCGCTACAGCATCTCACGGACTGAGGCAGCTGACCTCTGCAAGGCTTTCAACAGCACCTTGCCCACCATGGCCCAGATGGAGCTGGCTCTAAACAAGGGGTTTGAAACATGCAG GTATGGGTTCATAGAAGGGCATGTGGTCATCCCGAGGATCAACCCCAATGCTATCTGTGCAGCTAACCACACAGGAGTATATGTCCTCACATCGTCCAACACCTCCCGCTATGACACGTACTGTTTCAATGCCTCAG cTCCTATTGGAGAAGACTGTacatcagtcacagacataccCAATTCCTTCGATGGACCAGTGACCATAA ctATTGTCAACCGTGACGGTACCCGCTACAGCAAGAAGGGTGTAGAGTATAGAACACACCAAGAAGACATTGATGCATCCAACACTATGGATGAGGATGTCAGTAGTGGGTCATCCAGTGAGAAGAGCACCTCAGATAGCTACATTTTACACACCTACCTTCCTACTGGCTACCCGACTGGAGACCAGGATGATGACTTCTTCATGGGGAGCACCCAGCCCACCA TTGCCTCAACTGTGCACTCAAACAGCCATGCAGCAACTCAGAAACAAAGTAATTGgatgtggttttggtttggtaATTCACAATCCACGACTCAGACTCAGGAGCCCACAACGACAGCAACTACAG CCTTGATGCCCAAGAGGCAAGAAGCCCAGAACTGGTTTTCATGGTTTTTTCAACCACCAGAGTCCAAGAGTCATCTTCACACAACAACGAAGATGCCTG GTATGGACTCAAATACCAACCAAGCAGGCTGGGAGCCAAAAGAGGAAAACGAAGATGAAACAGACAAATACCCCAGTTTTTCTGGATCAGGcactgatgatgatgaagatTTTATCTCCAGCACCA TTGCATCCACTTCACGGGTTTCtgaccacacaaaacaaaatcagaactggACCCAGTGGAAGCCAATCCATTCAAACCCAGAAGTACGACTTCAGACAACCACCACGATGACTG ATATAAACAGAAATAGCACCATTGCTCATGGAGAAAACTGGACCCGGGACCCACAGCCTCCTTTCAATCACCATGAGtatgaggatgaagaggagagcCCACATGCTACTAGCACAA CCTCAGCCCACAACAGCCATCCAAGTCAAAGAATGACAACACAGAGTCAAGAGGATGCCTCCTGGACTGAATTCTCCGACCCAATATCACACCCAATGAGACAAGGCCatcaaacagaaaggaagg ATACGGACTTCAGTCATAGTACAACCCTTCAGCCCACTGCAGCTCCAGATTCTCATTTGGTGGAAGACTTGAACAGGACAGGACCACTTTCAGTGACAACTC CACAGAGTCATTCTCAGAACTTCTCTACATCAAATGGAGAGCTGGAAGAAGACAAAGACCATCCAACAACTCCTATTCTGCCATCTAGCA CTAGGAGAGGTGGTAAAGACGGAAGAAGAGGTGAAAGTCTTCCCAAAGGTGCAACTACTTCACTGGAAGGCTACACCACTCATTACCCAGACACAATGGAAAATGGGACTCTCATCCCAATGACCCCTACTAAGACTGGGGTCTTTGGTGAAACTGAAGTGACTGTTGCGGCAGATTCCGACTTTAATGCTGATGGCTCCCTATCAGGTAATTTGGCCATTTGTCATCTGGTTTGCTTCTCTGGagaaacaatatatattttttcctattgTAGGGATTATTTTCTGTCCAGGCTGTGA